In the Palaeococcus pacificus DY20341 genome, one interval contains:
- the rpl18a gene encoding 50S ribosomal protein L18Ae — MEVKVFRVRGVFERNGKKEKFTREYRGLKEEDIKELVYSELGSKHRVKRNKVIIESIEEIKPEEAENPIVRKLSLELA; from the coding sequence ATGGAGGTTAAGGTATTCAGGGTTAGAGGAGTCTTTGAGAGGAACGGAAAGAAAGAGAAGTTCACAAGGGAATATAGGGGTTTGAAGGAAGAGGACATTAAAGAGCTTGTTTACTCCGAACTTGGAAGCAAGCACCGTGTTAAGAGGAACAAGGTCATCATAGAGTCAATCGAAGAGATAAAGCCAGAAGAAGCAGAAAACCCAATAGTTAGAAAGCTCAGCTTAGAACTCGCTTAA